In the Quercus lobata isolate SW786 chromosome 5, ValleyOak3.0 Primary Assembly, whole genome shotgun sequence genome, one interval contains:
- the LOC115988541 gene encoding vacuolar protein sorting-associated protein 2 homolog 1-like, protein MSFLFGNRKTPAELLRENKRMIDKSIREIERERQGLQTQEKKLIVEIKKNAKQGQMGAVRVMAKDLIRTRHQVEKFYKLKSQLQGVSLRIQTLKSTQSMGEAMKGVTKAMGQMNRQMNLPSLQKIMLEFERQNEKMELTTEVMGDAIDDALEGDEEEEETEELVNQVLDEIGIDVNSELMNAPSTSVAAPAATNRVAQAESLGNEDTGIDNDLQARLDNLRKM, encoded by the exons ATGAGCTTCCTCTTTGGCAACCGAAAAACCCcagctg AGCTTCTGCGGGAAAATAAGAGGATGATAGACAAGTCTATCCGAGAAATAGAAAGGGAAAGGCAAGGATTACAGACACAAGAGAAAAAGCTGATTGTAGAGATAAAGAAAAACGCTAAACAAGGACAGATG GGGGCTGTGAGAGTAATGGCTAAAGACCTTATTAGAACACGGCATCAGGTGGAAAAGTTTTATAAGCTTAAATCACAACTCCAGGGCGTGTCATTGAGAATTCAG ACTCTTAAATCAACTCAATCGATGGGAGAGGCCATGAAAGGTGTAACCAAGGCAATGGGTCAGATGAATAGGCAGATGAACCTGCCCTCACTGCAGAAAATAATGCTAGAGTTTGAGAGGCAGAATGAAAAGATGGAACTAACGACTGAGGTGATGGGAGATGCCATTGATGATGCTTTGGAAggggatgaagaagaggaagaaacaGAAGAGCTCGTGAATCAGGTGCTTGATGAGATTGGAATTGATGTCAATTCAGAG CTTATGAATGCACCCTCAACTTCTGTCGCTGCACCAGCTGCAACGAACAGGGTTGCCCAAGCTGAATCATTGGGAAATGAAGACACTGGGATTGATAATGATTTACAGGCGAGGTTggataatttaagaaaaatgtaa